DNA sequence from the Gemmatimonas sp. UBA7669 genome:
CGGCTTTCTCAGCACCCTGTTAGCCCAACGCCGCACCACGGATGCAGATTGGCGCCACCCGCCGCCCAACTGAGGTCCGTGATATCAGCAAACAGCACTTACGCCGGCACCAAACCTTCAGGCCAATCATGCGACGTACAGATGGAGAAAGCCAGACGCAACGCAGGTTCGCCGGAATGACGGCACATGTTGTGTATTTCGCTCTCGCACTCGGCCTACTGCTGAACAGCGCAGCCCCCATGGTGGCAGTTGGCCAGACCGCTCCGGCGCAGCGCTCCACGCGAGTGGTGCGAAACATCTCGGACGCCCAAGGCGGTGGACGGTACGTGCTTTCGGACATCAGCGCCTTGAAGGTCTCATCGTCCAGCGAGCTCTTCATTTTGGACCGAAGCGAGGCCCATGTAATCGTGCTGGACACGCTCGGTCGCTACAAGCGTACGATCGGCCGGCGTGGCAGCGGGCCGGGTGAATTGTCCGGACAGGCACTCGCCATGCAACTGCAGGACTCCCTGCTGTTGATCTCCGATCTGTCAGCGCGGCGACTGGTCGTGTTCGGGTTGGATGGCCGTCATGTTCGCACAGTGTCAGCCATGCAGGCCAGCAACACGGGGAGTTCATCAGGTCCGGTCACTGCCTTACCGATGCGCGGTGGGCAAATCGAGGTCACCACGCCCGGCTCCGTCAACTTTCAGGCGGACTTGTTCTCACGCGTGCTGTTTCGCCAAGCCGGCCGTTCCGACACAATCGCCGTGATTCCGGCAGGACTCTTCACCTTCACGGTACAACAGCGCAACTCCTCCCATCCGTCCTTTGCGGCAACCGGGTTCGGAGACGGAGGCGCCTGGGCCGTCCGTTCAGATACACTGCTCGCACACGCGGATGGATTCTCGGGACGCGTCAGGTGGATCACGCTGTCGGAGAACGGGCCGCGCGTCGCGCAAACAGCGATGTTGCCTGGCCCTGCAGCTCCGTTGCCTCGCGCCGATTTTGATTCCGTACGCGTCCGACTTGAAGCGAGCTACAAGAAGCGTGACCCGTCGACTCGATTGGTTCTCACGGACGCTCCCACGCAGCGTTCACTCGCGACGCACGCCCTATTCGATGCCGCCGGCAACCTGTGGATTGGCGGAGCTCCTGCTGGTCGGACCGTACGATGGACGGTGTTTTCGCCAAGGGCGCAGCTGCTCTACACGGTATCGCTGCCCGCGTCGTTTCGGTTGAACGATGTTCGCAATGGCCGTCTGTATGGCAAGACTGTCGACGAGGACGGTGTCCCCGTGATCCGCATTCTCGAACTGATAGGCCCGTAGCGCTGACAGCACGACGTAACCGCTGCCGTGCATGCCTTGCAGGGCGCGGGGGGCCGCGTCCGCTGTTGGCGCTAACTCACCGTATCCGCGCGCGGCTCGGCCGCCAGCACAAAGCGCGGAATGGCCGCCTGAAAACTCGAGCCGTCGTCGCGCACAAAACGGTAGCTGCCTTCCATCCAGCCCGTCGGTGACTTGAGCACGCAGAACGAGCGATACTCGTGCACCTGACCGGGCAGAAGATGCGGCTGCTCCCCCACCACGCCTTCGCCTTCCACCACGGTGTCACCCACCGCGTCGTCGTGAATGAGCCAGCGGCGTGAGCGCAGTTGCGCGGCCTGCTCACTCACGTTCTCGATGCGAATGTGATAACCGAACACGAACTGACCGAGCAGCGGATTGGAGCGCTCGACGAGATACGTGGGCCGCACCGTGATGCGAATGCCGGACGTGAGGCGGTAGTAGAACGGAACGCGGGACGTGGACATCTGCAATACGCCGTGAATCGCCGAAAAACGTCGTCAGGGGATTTCTGGATTGCCAGACCCGCCGCCGCCCGATGCGGCCCCCGCCCCACGGCGTGGGGCCGGACGTGCCGAGAGCGGCAGCGTGACCGATGGGCTTTCCACGCCCACCCGGTTGAGCGCCGAAACGGTGGCCGCCGTGGCCCCGAGTGCCCGGGACACCGGCAGCCGGCTGGTGCCGCCCGGCACTATCATGGTAACCCATGCGCTGTCGGTGCGCAGCCGGACCACCCACAGCCAGGGCCTGGCTGTTGCCGGTGGGCCAGCCGTCTGCGTGGCCGTTGCCGGTGTGGCCGTTGCCGGTGTGGCCGCTGCCGGTGCGGCGGCCGCCTTTAGGTCGAGCTGCCAGCCATCGGCCACCGGGGTGACGGCCAGGGTCGGCAGGGGCGGCTTGGCCACCGCCAGCCAGGGCGACGCCGGCGGCAGGGCCGGTTGCGCATAGGGGCCAATGCGCAGCGTGTCGTTCATGCCTGCCTGATTGCTCAGGAAGGACTTCATGCTGAAGTGCACGTTGCCGGTGGCGCCCGGATTGACACGCGTGATGCGGATCTGCTCCATGAGCTCACTCACCGAGAATGAGCCACTGCCCCGCCCTCCCGCCTGGGAGGTGAAGTTGCCCGGCCAGAGGTGCCGACCGTGCACGTTCTCACTGGCCCACCAGTCCAGCAGCACCGGATACGACTGCTGCGGACGTGTGGTGGGCCAGTAGAGCTGTGGCGTGAAGTAATCCAGCCAGCCCTCACGCAGCCACTTGCGGGCGTCGGCATAAAGCTGCTGATACGCATCAAAGCCGCGCACCGACTCGGGATAGCCCGGCCGCCAAATGCCGAAGGGACTGACGCCAAAGCGCACCCAGGGCTTGGCCTTGTGCACACTGTCGTGCAGCGCCTTCACCAGCTGATTCACATTGTCGCGGCGCCAGTCGTCGCGCGCCAGCTTGCCGCCGGCGGCCCGGTACTTCTGCCAGCTGCGCGTATCCGGAAAGTCCACGCGCTTGCCGCGCCGAGTCACCGGATACGGATAGAAGTAGTCGTCGATGTGCACACCATCCACGTCGTAGCGCTTGACCACGTCCATCACCACGCGCAGCGTGCGCGCACGTACCAGCGGCTCACCCGGATCCATCCACAGGTAACCGCCGTAGGTCTTCACCAACGACGGGCTGGTGCGCGCAATGTGGTTGCGTGCGAGCGGCGACTTGCTGCCGGTAAACCGCGCACGATACGGATTGAACCAGGCGTGCAGCTCCAGGCCCCGCTTGTGCGACTCCGCAATCACGAATGACAGCGGATCCCAGAACGGATCGGGCTTCTTGCCCTGCGTGCCGGTGAGATACTCCGACCACGGCTCGATGCTCGACGCATACAGCGCGTCAGCTGCGGGACGCACCTGGAAGATCACGGCATTGAGCTTGAGGGCCACCGCACGATCGAGCAGCGCAATCAACTCGGCCTGCGCCTCGGCCGTGCTCAGCCCGCGCTTCGACGGCCAATCCATGTTGCCCACGGTGGCCACCCACACCCCGCGGAACTCACGAGGCACGGGCGGTGCCTCTTCAGGCACTGCGGGTGCGCTCGGCGCCGGCGCTGGCCCTGTAGCAGCGCGGCGCGGTGCACGCGTTGCACTGCCGCGCACGGTGTTGGGTTTGTTCTCTCCCTCTGTCTCCCGCTTCGCCTCACCGTCCACTTCGGGTGACGCGTTTGCCGACGGACGGGCCTGCAACTCCGGCGCCGGGGGATTGGGCACAGGACCGCCACCGCACGCGCCCAGTCCCAGACCGAGACAGAGCGCGAGCCCGATGAAACCGTGGCCGGACCACAGGCGCGGCGACCTCACGATGCCCCACGCTCCTGTATCATTGCCCGCAACACCACACCCGCACGACTAGCCGCTTCGGCAATGCGCTCGGGCGACTGGATGAACGACACACGAAAGAAACCCTCACCGCCGACGCCAAAGCCCGAACCCGGCATCACAATGACACCCTGCTCTTCGCGCAGCCTGTCGGCAAACGCCGCACTGGCAATGCCCTCCGGCAGCGGAATCCACAGATACATGGTGGCCCGCGGCACGTCGCAGGCAAACCCCTCGGCAGCAAAGGCTGCCACGGCGGCATCACGACGTGCGGCAAACACCGCGAGGTTGGCCGGCACGAACTCCGCCCAACTCTCGATGGCTGCCACACCTGCCGCCTGGATGCCCATGTACTGCCCCGTGTCGGTAAACGACTTGACCTTGGTGAGTGCGCCCGCGATGGCCGGTGAGGCCACCGCCCAGCCGCAGCGCCATCCCGTCATGTTGTAGGTCTTCGACAGCGAGTGGAACTCAATGGCCACATCACGCGCACCGTCGATCTCGAAGATGCTGGGCGGCACATAGCCGTCGAAGCCCATCTCGGAATACGCGTTGTCATACACCAGCAGGATGTCACGTTCCCGGCAGGTGCGCACGACGCGCTCGAGATAGTCGCGCGGCGCAATGGCCGCCGTGGGGTTGTTGGGGTAGTTGAGATACAGCACCCGCGTACGGGCCATCACCTCGGCGGGAATCTCGTCCAGATCCACCAGGAAGTTCGTGCGCGGCCGCAGCGCATACACGTAGGGCGTGGCATCACTGAACAGCGTGCCGCCCAGATAGGCCTGGTACGCCGGATCGGGCACGATGGCCACGTCACCAGCGCCCAGGTACGCAAAGGCCACATGCGCCAGGCCTTCCTTGCTGCCCAGCAGCGGCACGACTTCGGTCATGGGGTCCACCGCCTGCCCGAATCGCCGCTGCATCCACGCCGCCACCGCCTCGCGGTAGGGCACGTGACCCAATCCAAAGCCATAGCGTTGCATGGCCGGCACCTCGGCCGCTTCCTGCAATGCCTTCACGGCGGCAGGAGGCGGCGCGAGGTCCGCGTCACCGGCCCCGAGGTCGATGACATCCACGCCCGCCGCCAGCAGCGCCTTCTTGCGCGCCGGAATGTGGGCCAGCGGGTACGCAGGGAAGCGCGAGAAACGGGCAGACAGGCGTGGCACGATGTTGGGCTGGGTGTGATTACGACGTGGGAGGATTGAATTGGGCGTGCTGCGACTCGATCCAGCTCTTGTGATAGACCGGGTCCTCGATGTCCAGCGCGGCCTTGGCCACCTTGAGCGGCCGGAAGCTGTCCATCATCACCGCCAGCTCGTTGGTGTGCGTGGCACCAATGCTGGCCTCCGCGCGGCCGGGGTGCGGCCCATGCGGCAAGCCGTCGGGATGATGCGTAATGGAGCCGTACTCGATGCCCTTGCGCGACATGAATTCACTCGAGGCATAGAACAGCACCTCGTCGGAGTCCACGTTGCTGTGGTTGTACGGCGCGGGCACCGCCTGCGGATCAAAATCGTATGGCCGCGGGCAGAACGAGCAGATCACGAAGCCATCACCCTGGAAGGTCTGGTGCACCGGCGGCGGCTGGTGAATGCGCCCCACGATGGGTTCGAAGTCGTGGATGTTGAAGGCCCAGGGATAGAAATAGCCATCCCAGCCCACGACATCGAACGGATGGTGATCCAGCACCAGTTCGTTGATGGCATCGTACTGCTTCACGTACACCGGGAACTCGCCCTTCTCATCCACCGGCGCCAGCGCCTGCGGCCGACGAATGTCCCGCTCGGAGAACGGCGCGCCTTCGAGCAGCTGGCCGAACTCGTTGCGATAGCGCTTGGGGAAGCGGATGTGCCCGCGGCTTTCCATCACCAGCAGCTTGGTTGGCCCCTTGCTGGTATCAAGCCGCCAGCGGTGCGTGATGTTGCGGTGAATGACCACGTAGTCGCCGGGCTGGTACGGCAGCTCACCAAACACCGACTCCAGCACGCCGTGACCTTCCACCACATACACCACCTCGTCCGCCTGCGAGTTGCGGTAGAAGTGCGTATCGGTGACCGTCGGCTCCACGTACAGCATGCCGATGTCACTGTTGAAGAGCAGCGGCAAGCGGTCCATGCTGGCCGAGCCGCCCTTGGGCGCGCGCGACGTGAGGAAGTGCCGGTGGCGCAGCGAGGTATCGCGGTCTTCCTCCCACACCACACTGCCCACGCGGCGTGCACTCAGCACGGTGGTGGGCGGATGGATGTGATAGAGCAGCGACGAGGTGCCGACAAAGCCCTCGTGTCCCATCAGTTCTTCGGCATACAGTCCGCCATCGGGACGGCGGAACACGATGTGCCGCTTGCGGGGCACGCTGCCGAGCAGGTGATACATGGGCATGGGCGCCTCAGAGGTTGCCGCGGAGTTCCTGTTCGCGCTCGATGGCTTCGAACAGGGCCTTGAAGTTGCCCTTGCCGAAGCTCGTGGCACCCTTGCGCTGAATGATCTCGTAGAAGAGCGTGGGGCGGTCTTCCACCGGCTTGGTGAAGATCTGCAGCAGATAGCCGTCCGGGTCGCGGTCCACGAGAATGCCCAGCTTGGCCAATTCGTCCACCGGCTCGTCGATCTGCCCCACCCGCTGCTGCAGGTCGTCGTAGTACGACGTGGGCACGCTCAGAAACTCCACGCCACGATCACGCAGCGCCTTGACCGTGCTGAGAATGTCGTCGGTGGCCAGCGCGAGATGCTGCGCGCCGGGGCCGCCGTAGAAATCGAGATACTCCTCGATCTGCGACTTCTTCTTGCCCGAGGCCGGCTCGTTGATGGGGAACTTGATGCGGTCGTTGCCGTTGGCCATGACCTTGGACATGAGCGACGAGTACTCGGTGCTGATGTCGCTGTCGTCGAAGGTGATGAGATTGCGGAAGCCGAGCACGTCGGCGTAATAGCCCACCCAGCGATTCATCTGGCCCAGTTCCACATTGCCCACGCAGTGATCGACGAACTTGAGCCCCACATCGGCCGGCTGATAGTGCGGCGTCACGGCCTTGAAGCCGGGCAGGAACACGCCGCGATAATTGCGGCGCTCGATGAGCGAGTGAATGGTGTCGCCGTAGGTGCCAATGGCCGCAATCACCACCTCGCCGTGCTCGTCCTGATGCACCACCGGCTCATGAATGGGAATGGCACCACGCGCGACGGCCGTGTCATACGCCAGGCGCGCATCGTCCACCCACAGCGCGTAGTCCTTCACCCCGTCGCCGTGCTTGTGCACATGCTCGGCAATGGGATGATCGGGCTGCAGCGCGGTGGTCAGCACGAGGCGGATCTTGCCCTGCTGCATGAGATAGCTGGCGCGGTCGCGCACGCCCGTTTCGGGGCCGCGATAGGCCACCAGCGAGTAGCCGAAGGCCGCGCGATAGTAGTGGCTGGCCTGCTTGGCATTGCCGACGTAGAACTCGACGTAGTCGGTGCCGTTGATGGGGAACGCGTCCTGCTCGATGCCCGTCTCGGGCGTCGTCATCGTGGCCATGAGGCACACCTCGGATATGAGTCGGTGAGAAAACCGACGCGCCGGAAAGGGGCACGCCGTGTAACCGCGGACGCCTGCTGGGCAGACGTCACATACGGACCGGACTCAGATGTGCGAGCGCGGGAGGGCGCCAATCCAGGCGCGCTCCCGCTGATCCTCGACGGGCGGAGTGAACCACATACCTGAAAAATACCCCACTGCGCCGGTTTTGGCGTGGGGTGTGCCTTTCCGGCCTGCGGACTAGCTGGCTTGCAGCTCCGGCAGGTCCCGAAACAGGGCCAGGGCCTCGGGATTGGCCAGGGCGTCCACGTTCTTCACCGGCCGGCCATGGATGACCTCGCGCACGGCCAGCTCGGTGATCTTGCCGCTGATGGTGCGCGGAATGTCCCGCACCGCCACAATCACCCGCGGTACGTGATGCGGACTGGTGAATTCGCGGATGCGGCGCCGGATCACGTCACGCAGCGCATCACTCAACACCTCGCCCTCACGCATGCGCACAAACAGCACAATGCGTGAGTCCGTGCCACCCACGGCGCCCAGTGTCTGCTCCACCACCAGCGACTCCAGCACCTCGGGAATCTGCTCCACCTGGCGGTAGATCTCGGCGGTGCCAATGCGCACACCACCCGGGTTGAGTGTGGCATCGCTGCGGCCATGAATGATCAGGCCATCGTGTTCGGTCAGCTCGGCCCAGTCGCCGTGACGCCACACCCCGGGCCAGTGCTCGAAATACGCGGCGCGATAGACGGCGCCTGTGGGATCATTCCAGAATGCCACCGGCATGCTCGGGAACGGCCTCGTGCAGACCAGCTCGCCCGGTTCGTTCACCACCGGCTGCCCGTGTTCGTTCCACACTTCCACTGCCATGCCCAGTCCGCGCATCTGCAGTTCCCCGCGATGCACCGCGGCCGTGGGATCGCCGAGGGCGAAGCAACTCACAATGTCGGTACCGCCACTGATGCTCGACACCCGCACGCGCGGCCCGATGGCCTCGCGCACAAAGTCGTAGCTGGACGGGGCCAGCGGACTGCCGGTGGACAGCACGGCGCGCAACGCCGACACGTCGGCCACCTCGCGCGGACGCAGCCCCTCTTTCTCGAGCATGGCGAGGTACTTGGCGCTGGTGCCAAACACCTGCACCCGCTCGGCTTCGGCCATGCGCCACAGAATGGCGGGATCGGGCGCGAGTGGCGCGCCGTCGTAGAGCACCAGCGTTGCACCCAGCGCGAGGCCTGACACCAGCCAGTTCCACATCATCCACCCGCAGGTGGTGAAGTAGAACAGCACGTCACCTTCGCGGATGTCGGTGTGCAGCGCGAGCTCCTTCCAATGCTGCAACAGGGTGCCACCGGCACCATGCACCAGACACTTGGGCATGCCCGTCGTGCCACTCGAGTACAGCACGTACAGCGGATGATCAAACGGCAGACGCGTGAACTGCAGCTCGTGCGCCTCGGCGCCGGCACCAACACCAGAACCCGTATGCGCGTGCGCCGCCAGCACCACATCGAAGCGCTGCGCGCCCGGCAGCCCATCGAGCGCCGGCGTGGCCTCCACGTAGGGCACCACCCAGGTGGCTGCGAGGTCGGGCAACGCAGCCACGATTTCACGCAGCCGCGCGAGACAGTCCACGCGCTTGCCCGCATACCAGTAGGCGTCGGCCGCCACCAGCACCTTGGGCGCAATCTGCCCGAAGCGGTCGAGCACACCCTTGGTGCCAAAGTCCGGCGAGCAGCTCGACCAGATGGCCCCGAGTGATGCCGTGGCCAGCATGACCACCACCGCCTCGGGCAGGTTGGGCAGCCAGCCTGCCACACGGTCCCCCACACCAACACCTGCTGCACGCAGCGCGGCGGCGCACCGCGCCACCTGCACACGCAGCTCGGCATACGATATGCGACGCTGCGCCCCGTGTTCGTTCCACGCGACCAGCGCCGTGCCCTCGTCTCGGCGGCGCAGCAGGTGCTCGGCAAAGTTGAGCCGCGTGTCGGTGAACCAGCGCGGTCCCTGCCACGTACCGTCCACCACATGCGGCGGTCGCATAAACTCGCCGCCCTGCAGCACGGACGTCCACGGCGCGTCGGCCGGTCCCGGTCCGTCGGCCATGATGTGTGCAGCGCGCCAGATCTCGGCCCAGAAGCGCTCGGGTTCCGTCACGCTCCAACGTTGCAGCGCGTGACTGTCTTCGACATCGGCAGGCGTCACGCCGCGTGCGCGCAGGTCCATGAGGAACTGCCACAAGCGGGTCTGCTCACGCTCGCTGGCGCTTGGCTCCCATACCGGACGCCACACCGGACCTTCGGACACGTTCACTTCACTTCCTCGCGGGCGAGGGCTACGGCGCCGCACCCCGGACCGTGCGCCTCACAGTACCAGCCGTGCCGGTCGTGAAAAACCAGATGCGGCGCGTCGTTGGGTCTCAGCCGCACGCGCACCAGATGTTCGACGCCGGTGCGCGGCCCTACCACGGCCCTCGCATCCAGCACGTCCACCACCGGCTTGACCGGAAAGAGGTCGAGCTGGGTGGCGGGCAGGCCGAGGGCATCAGCAGCCGATGACGAACGACGCGGGGGCATGCACAACTCTCGCCCACACGCGCCATGCCACGCAAGCTGTGATTGGCCCCGTCGTCGGCCCCGCCAGATGAAGGTGGGATGGTGCTCCCCGGCTTGCGCCCTCTGCTCAGTTGAGAAGCCATTCTTGCTCATTTGGTCGGCCCGGAGCGAAGATTCCCGGTGGCCGGTGGAACTCGGCGGGGCACGCCGTCGTGTCTGCTGCCGCGTTGCGGTTGACCAGGCGACCCACATCAATTCCCTTCAACACATGTCTGAAATTCTCCCATTCGTCCTTGTCCTGGTTTGGCCGCTCTTCCTTCTGACAGGACTCGGAGGTGCCGGGTATCTGGGATTGCGCGCTGTTCGGGCTCTCGAGAGACGCAGTAGGGCTGCTCCTGAGTTGGAAGCCTTGCGTGAGCGGATAGAGCTGCTCGAGCAACAGCTGGAGTCGCAGAGCGAGGAGCTTCGTCGTGTGACCGAGGGACAACAGTTCACCGAACGTTTGCTCAGCGATCGGCATGGCACGCCCCCTGATCGATAGTTGGAGCGGGATTCGCGCCGGCTGGGCGCACATGAGTGGGGCAAGCGCAGCGTGCACATTTGATCGCACAACAGGAAACTTTTTTCGTCTTTCTTGAACGCCGATGACCAGCACTGACGCGATGGGAGTGTTTCAGGAAGCGATCGCCGCACTCAAGGCCCAGGACTTCGTTCGTTTGGCCGGCCTGTGCGATCCTGTATCGCTGAGGAGCTTTCAGCGATCAGTCTTGAGTCAATTGGACCCGCACGTGTCCCACGCAACACTCACGGTCGAACAGCTCATGCAAGCGGTTCCCGACATGCCCAGGCAGGTCGCGGAGTACCAGACTGCCCAGTATCGACGGGACGGCGACCCTGCTCGACGCCTGGAACGTCTGCTCCCCGGATTCGAGTCAGTGGAAGCCGTGCGCGCGTTGGACGCTGGACAACTGTTCTCCGCATGGATTGAGGCGCGCTCACCACGTCGCATCGTGGAGCGCGAGGTTGCAGCAGGTCGCGCGGCACCCGAGATGCTTGCGGTCGCCGCGGAGTTCAGCGACAGAATGTATGACTTCCTCGCCCTCGGTGCCGTCGAAGATGGTGCGCGAACGGCATATGTATTGTACAGGATCGGTGCCGACGGGAGACAACCACAAGCG
Encoded proteins:
- a CDS encoding 6-bladed beta-propeller — its product is MQIGATRRPTEVRDISKQHLRRHQTFRPIMRRTDGESQTQRRFAGMTAHVVYFALALGLLLNSAAPMVAVGQTAPAQRSTRVVRNISDAQGGGRYVLSDISALKVSSSSELFILDRSEAHVIVLDTLGRYKRTIGRRGSGPGELSGQALAMQLQDSLLLISDLSARRLVVFGLDGRHVRTVSAMQASNTGSSSGPVTALPMRGGQIEVTTPGSVNFQADLFSRVLFRQAGRSDTIAVIPAGLFTFTVQQRNSSHPSFAATGFGDGGAWAVRSDTLLAHADGFSGRVRWITLSENGPRVAQTAMLPGPAAPLPRADFDSVRVRLEASYKKRDPSTRLVLTDAPTQRSLATHALFDAAGNLWIGGAPAGRTVRWTVFSPRAQLLYTVSLPASFRLNDVRNGRLYGKTVDEDGVPVIRILELIGP
- the apaG gene encoding Co2+/Mg2+ efflux protein ApaG — encoded protein: MSTSRVPFYYRLTSGIRITVRPTYLVERSNPLLGQFVFGYHIRIENVSEQAAQLRSRRWLIHDDAVGDTVVEGEGVVGEQPHLLPGQVHEYRSFCVLKSPTGWMEGSYRFVRDDGSSFQAAIPRFVLAAEPRADTVS
- a CDS encoding glycoside hydrolase family 10 protein; this translates as MPNPPAPELQARPSANASPEVDGEAKRETEGENKPNTVRGSATRAPRRAATGPAPAPSAPAVPEEAPPVPREFRGVWVATVGNMDWPSKRGLSTAEAQAELIALLDRAVALKLNAVIFQVRPAADALYASSIEPWSEYLTGTQGKKPDPFWDPLSFVIAESHKRGLELHAWFNPYRARFTGSKSPLARNHIARTSPSLVKTYGGYLWMDPGEPLVRARTLRVVMDVVKRYDVDGVHIDDYFYPYPVTRRGKRVDFPDTRSWQKYRAAGGKLARDDWRRDNVNQLVKALHDSVHKAKPWVRFGVSPFGIWRPGYPESVRGFDAYQQLYADARKWLREGWLDYFTPQLYWPTTRPQQSYPVLLDWWASENVHGRHLWPGNFTSQAGGRGSGSFSVSELMEQIRITRVNPGATGNVHFSMKSFLSNQAGMNDTLRIGPYAQPALPPASPWLAVAKPPLPTLAVTPVADGWQLDLKAAAAPAAATPATATPATATQTAGPPATARPWLWVVRLRTDSAWVTMIVPGGTSRLPVSRALGATAATVSALNRVGVESPSVTLPLSARPAPRRGAGAASGGGGSGNPEIP
- a CDS encoding aminotransferase class I/II-fold pyridoxal phosphate-dependent enzyme; translated protein: MPRLSARFSRFPAYPLAHIPARKKALLAAGVDVIDLGAGDADLAPPPAAVKALQEAAEVPAMQRYGFGLGHVPYREAVAAWMQRRFGQAVDPMTEVVPLLGSKEGLAHVAFAYLGAGDVAIVPDPAYQAYLGGTLFSDATPYVYALRPRTNFLVDLDEIPAEVMARTRVLYLNYPNNPTAAIAPRDYLERVVRTCRERDILLVYDNAYSEMGFDGYVPPSIFEIDGARDVAIEFHSLSKTYNMTGWRCGWAVASPAIAGALTKVKSFTDTGQYMGIQAAGVAAIESWAEFVPANLAVFAARRDAAVAAFAAEGFACDVPRATMYLWIPLPEGIASAAFADRLREEQGVIVMPGSGFGVGGEGFFRVSFIQSPERIAEAASRAGVVLRAMIQERGAS
- a CDS encoding homogentisate 1,2-dioxygenase; its protein translation is MPMYHLLGSVPRKRHIVFRRPDGGLYAEELMGHEGFVGTSSLLYHIHPPTTVLSARRVGSVVWEEDRDTSLRHRHFLTSRAPKGGSASMDRLPLLFNSDIGMLYVEPTVTDTHFYRNSQADEVVYVVEGHGVLESVFGELPYQPGDYVVIHRNITHRWRLDTSKGPTKLLVMESRGHIRFPKRYRNEFGQLLEGAPFSERDIRRPQALAPVDEKGEFPVYVKQYDAINELVLDHHPFDVVGWDGYFYPWAFNIHDFEPIVGRIHQPPPVHQTFQGDGFVICSFCPRPYDFDPQAVPAPYNHSNVDSDEVLFYASSEFMSRKGIEYGSITHHPDGLPHGPHPGRAEASIGATHTNELAVMMDSFRPLKVAKAALDIEDPVYHKSWIESQHAQFNPPTS
- the hppD gene encoding 4-hydroxyphenylpyruvate dioxygenase is translated as MATMTTPETGIEQDAFPINGTDYVEFYVGNAKQASHYYRAAFGYSLVAYRGPETGVRDRASYLMQQGKIRLVLTTALQPDHPIAEHVHKHGDGVKDYALWVDDARLAYDTAVARGAIPIHEPVVHQDEHGEVVIAAIGTYGDTIHSLIERRNYRGVFLPGFKAVTPHYQPADVGLKFVDHCVGNVELGQMNRWVGYYADVLGFRNLITFDDSDISTEYSSLMSKVMANGNDRIKFPINEPASGKKKSQIEEYLDFYGGPGAQHLALATDDILSTVKALRDRGVEFLSVPTSYYDDLQQRVGQIDEPVDELAKLGILVDRDPDGYLLQIFTKPVEDRPTLFYEIIQRKGATSFGKGNFKALFEAIEREQELRGNL
- a CDS encoding acetoacetate--CoA ligase; amino-acid sequence: MNVSEGPVWRPVWEPSASEREQTRLWQFLMDLRARGVTPADVEDSHALQRWSVTEPERFWAEIWRAAHIMADGPGPADAPWTSVLQGGEFMRPPHVVDGTWQGPRWFTDTRLNFAEHLLRRRDEGTALVAWNEHGAQRRISYAELRVQVARCAAALRAAGVGVGDRVAGWLPNLPEAVVVMLATASLGAIWSSCSPDFGTKGVLDRFGQIAPKVLVAADAYWYAGKRVDCLARLREIVAALPDLAATWVVPYVEATPALDGLPGAQRFDVVLAAHAHTGSGVGAGAEAHELQFTRLPFDHPLYVLYSSGTTGMPKCLVHGAGGTLLQHWKELALHTDIREGDVLFYFTTCGWMMWNWLVSGLALGATLVLYDGAPLAPDPAILWRMAEAERVQVFGTSAKYLAMLEKEGLRPREVADVSALRAVLSTGSPLAPSSYDFVREAIGPRVRVSSISGGTDIVSCFALGDPTAAVHRGELQMRGLGMAVEVWNEHGQPVVNEPGELVCTRPFPSMPVAFWNDPTGAVYRAAYFEHWPGVWRHGDWAELTEHDGLIIHGRSDATLNPGGVRIGTAEIYRQVEQIPEVLESLVVEQTLGAVGGTDSRIVLFVRMREGEVLSDALRDVIRRRIREFTSPHHVPRVIVAVRDIPRTISGKITELAVREVIHGRPVKNVDALANPEALALFRDLPELQAS